A window of the Chroogloeocystis siderophila 5.2 s.c.1 genome harbors these coding sequences:
- the fusA gene encoding elongation factor G: MARTVPLEKVRNIGIAAHIDAGKTTTTERILFYSGIVHKIGEVHEGTAVTDWMEQERERGITITAAAITTSWKDHQINIIDTPGHVDFTIEVERSMRVLDGVIAVFCSVGGVQPQSETVWRQADRYKVPRIAFINKMDRTGANFYKVYDQIRDRLRANAVPVQLPIGSEDTLRGIVDLVRMRAFIYTNDKGTDIQEADIPAEMQEAAAEYRTKLIEAVAETDEELIEKYLEGEELTEAEIRKGLRQGTIAGTIVPVLCGSAFKNKGVQLLLDAVVDYLPAPIDVPAIQGTLPSGDTVERQASDEEPFSALAFKIMADPYGRLTFIRVYSGVLKKGSYVMNSTKGKKERVSRLVVLKADERTDVDELRAGDLGAALGLKDTFTGDTLCDENAPVILESLYIPEPVISVAVEPKTKQDMDKLSKALQSLSEEDPTFRVSVDPETNQTVISGMGELHLEILVDRMLREFKVEANVGAPQVAYRETVRKPVKAEGKFIRQSGGKGQYGHVVVELSPGEPGTGFEFVSKIVGGAVPKEYISPVEQGMKETCESGVLAGYPVIDVKATLVDGSYHEVDSSEMAFKIAGSMAMKEAVMKASPVLLEPMMKVEVEVPENFLGDVMGDLNSRRGQIEGMGSDQGIAKVTAKVPLAEMFGYATDIRSKTQGRGIFTMEFSNYEEVPRNVAEAIIAKSKGNA, translated from the coding sequence GTGGCACGTACAGTCCCGCTGGAAAAAGTACGCAATATCGGGATTGCGGCCCACATTGATGCGGGCAAGACAACAACAACAGAGCGAATTCTCTTTTATTCCGGTATTGTTCACAAAATTGGTGAAGTTCACGAAGGAACAGCAGTCACTGACTGGATGGAGCAAGAGCGGGAACGAGGAATTACAATTACCGCTGCTGCGATTACGACAAGTTGGAAAGATCACCAAATCAATATCATTGATACGCCTGGGCACGTAGACTTCACAATCGAAGTTGAGCGTTCAATGCGAGTACTAGACGGTGTAATTGCCGTGTTCTGCTCGGTTGGTGGCGTGCAACCGCAGTCAGAAACTGTGTGGAGACAGGCAGATCGGTACAAAGTTCCGAGAATTGCCTTTATCAACAAAATGGATCGAACTGGGGCAAACTTCTACAAAGTTTACGACCAAATCCGCGATCGCTTACGTGCCAACGCAGTACCAGTACAACTACCAATCGGTAGCGAAGACACGCTCAGAGGCATTGTAGACCTTGTGCGCATGCGTGCCTTTATTTACACAAACGATAAAGGAACAGATATTCAAGAAGCTGATATCCCTGCCGAAATGCAGGAAGCAGCAGCAGAGTATCGGACAAAACTCATAGAAGCCGTCGCCGAAACCGACGAGGAACTGATCGAAAAGTACCTCGAAGGCGAAGAACTGACTGAAGCAGAAATTCGTAAAGGTTTACGTCAAGGAACAATAGCAGGAACAATTGTGCCTGTGCTGTGTGGTTCGGCTTTTAAAAATAAAGGCGTGCAACTACTGCTCGACGCAGTTGTCGATTATCTTCCAGCACCGATTGACGTACCAGCGATTCAAGGTACGCTACCATCCGGTGATACAGTTGAACGTCAAGCGAGTGATGAAGAACCCTTCTCTGCTTTGGCTTTCAAAATCATGGCAGATCCTTATGGGCGTCTGACCTTTATCCGCGTCTACTCTGGAGTTCTCAAGAAGGGTAGCTATGTCATGAACTCCACTAAGGGTAAGAAAGAGCGAGTATCGCGCTTAGTAGTCTTAAAAGCTGATGAGCGAACCGACGTAGACGAACTCCGCGCTGGCGATTTGGGAGCAGCGCTAGGACTCAAAGACACCTTTACAGGTGATACACTTTGCGATGAGAATGCTCCAGTTATACTAGAGTCTCTGTATATTCCAGAGCCAGTGATCTCGGTAGCGGTCGAACCAAAAACCAAGCAAGACATGGATAAGCTGTCGAAAGCACTGCAATCCCTATCTGAAGAAGATCCGACCTTCCGTGTCAGTGTTGATCCCGAAACGAATCAAACCGTCATTTCAGGAATGGGAGAATTGCACCTAGAAATCCTCGTAGACCGCATGTTACGGGAATTTAAGGTAGAAGCTAACGTAGGTGCACCACAAGTTGCTTACCGTGAAACTGTGCGTAAACCTGTGAAAGCGGAAGGCAAGTTCATTCGTCAAAGTGGTGGTAAAGGTCAATACGGACACGTCGTTGTTGAGCTATCACCAGGCGAACCTGGAACAGGCTTTGAGTTTGTCTCTAAAATTGTGGGCGGTGCAGTACCTAAAGAGTACATCTCCCCCGTCGAACAAGGGATGAAAGAAACCTGTGAATCAGGTGTTTTGGCTGGATATCCAGTTATTGATGTCAAAGCAACTTTGGTTGATGGTTCTTACCACGAAGTTGACTCCTCGGAAATGGCGTTTAAGATCGCTGGTTCAATGGCGATGAAAGAAGCTGTAATGAAAGCTTCACCAGTGCTATTAGAACCTATGATGAAAGTAGAGGTAGAAGTACCCGAAAACTTCCTAGGGGATGTTATGGGCGACCTCAACTCCCGTCGCGGTCAAATCGAAGGCATGGGATCTGATCAAGGCATCGCAAAAGTTACTGCTAAAGTTCCATTGGCAGAAATGTTCGGCTATGCTACAGATATCCGCTCGAAGACCCAAGGTCGGGGTATCTTCACGATGGAGTTTAGTAACTACGAGGAAGTACCTCGCAACGTGGCTGAAGCAATTATCGCTAAAAGTAAAGGGAACGCATAA
- the tuf gene encoding elongation factor Tu translates to MARAKFERTKPHVNIGTIGHVDHGKTTLTAAITMTLAALGQAKARKYDDIDAAPEEKARGITINTAHVEYETEKRHYAHVDCPGHADYVKNMITGAAQMDGAILVVSAADGPMPQTREHILLAKQVGVPNIVVFLNKKDMVDDEELLELVELEVRELLSSYDFPGDDIPIVAGSALLALEAMTGNPSTQRGDNEWVDKIYELMDAVDAYIPTPERDIDKPFLMAVEDVFSISGRGTVATGRIERGKIKVGETVELVGIKNTRSTTVTGVEMFQKTLDEGMAGDNVGVLLRGLKKEDIERGMVLAKPGSITPHTEFESEVYVLTDKEGGRKTPFFAGYRPQFYVRTTDVTGTIKAFTSDDGSEAEMVMPGDRVKMTVELISPIAIEQGMRFAIREGGRTIGAGVVSKIVK, encoded by the coding sequence ATGGCACGCGCAAAGTTTGAAAGAACTAAACCCCACGTTAACATCGGTACGATTGGTCACGTTGACCACGGCAAAACCACGCTAACCGCAGCAATCACTATGACCCTGGCGGCTCTGGGTCAAGCGAAAGCTCGCAAATATGATGATATTGATGCTGCTCCTGAAGAAAAGGCTCGCGGTATCACCATCAACACAGCGCACGTGGAGTATGAGACAGAAAAGCGGCACTATGCTCACGTAGACTGCCCAGGACACGCGGACTATGTGAAAAATATGATCACGGGTGCAGCACAAATGGACGGGGCAATCCTCGTTGTGTCTGCGGCTGATGGTCCGATGCCTCAAACTCGCGAACACATTTTGTTAGCAAAACAAGTAGGGGTTCCGAATATCGTTGTCTTCTTAAACAAGAAAGACATGGTAGATGATGAAGAACTTCTAGAACTTGTAGAACTAGAAGTACGCGAGCTTCTTAGCTCATACGACTTCCCTGGCGATGATATCCCCATCGTTGCAGGCAGCGCCTTGTTAGCACTCGAAGCAATGACAGGGAATCCCTCTACACAAAGAGGTGATAACGAATGGGTTGATAAAATCTATGAGTTAATGGATGCAGTCGATGCTTACATTCCAACACCAGAGCGCGATATAGACAAACCCTTCTTGATGGCAGTAGAAGACGTATTCTCGATTTCTGGTCGTGGTACGGTAGCCACAGGTAGAATCGAGCGCGGCAAGATCAAGGTAGGCGAAACCGTGGAGTTAGTGGGTATCAAGAATACTCGTAGCACTACAGTTACTGGTGTAGAAATGTTCCAGAAAACCTTAGATGAAGGTATGGCTGGAGATAACGTGGGAGTACTGCTTCGCGGTTTAAAGAAAGAAGACATCGAGCGAGGAATGGTACTAGCTAAGCCTGGTAGCATCACTCCTCACACCGAATTCGAGTCCGAAGTTTACGTACTGACAGACAAAGAGGGTGGTCGGAAGACACCATTCTTCGCAGGTTATCGTCCTCAGTTCTATGTACGGACAACGGATGTAACTGGCACAATCAAAGCTTTCACTTCTGATGATGGTAGCGAAGCTGAAATGGTGATGCCAGGCGATCGCGTTAAAATGACTGTAGAACTAATCAGCCCGATCGCAATTGAGCAAGGAATGCGCTTTGCAATTCGCGAAGGCGGTCGTACCATTGGTGCAGGTGTTGTTTCTAAAATTGTGAAGTAA
- the rpsJ gene encoding 30S ribosomal protein S10 yields MATLQQQKIRIRLQAFDRRLLDTSCEKIVDTANRTNATAIGPIPLPTKKKIYCVLRSPHVDKDSREHFETRTHRRIIDIYQPSSKTIDALMKLDLPSGVDIEVKL; encoded by the coding sequence ATGGCAACTCTTCAACAGCAAAAAATTCGGATTCGGTTGCAGGCTTTTGATCGCCGCCTACTCGATACTTCGTGTGAAAAGATTGTAGATACGGCAAATCGAACCAACGCTACAGCAATTGGTCCAATTCCCTTACCTACTAAAAAGAAAATTTATTGCGTACTGCGTTCTCCCCATGTCGATAAAGACTCACGCGAACACTTCGAGACACGGACTCATCGCCGCATCATTGATATCTATCAACCTTCTTCTAAAACTATCGATGCCTTGATGAAACTTGATTTACCATCCGGTGTCGATATTGAAGTGAAACTCTAA
- a CDS encoding LON peptidase substrate-binding domain-containing protein — MASSSKIAVRELSLFPLPEVVLFPGRPLPLHIFEFRYRIMMNTILESDRRFGVLLWDPVQNQPATVGCCAEVIQYQRLPDDRMNILTLGQQRFRVLEYVREKPYKVGLVEWIEDNPPQKDLKPLAKEVEQLLHDVVRLSAKLTEQNIELPKDIPDLPTELSYWVASNLYGVAAEQQNLLEMQDTAARLEREAEILTSTRNHLAARTVLKDTFN, encoded by the coding sequence ATGGCATCCTCTTCCAAAATTGCGGTTCGAGAACTGTCCCTGTTTCCTTTACCTGAAGTAGTTCTCTTCCCCGGTAGACCTCTACCCCTACATATCTTTGAATTTCGCTACCGGATCATGATGAACACGATTCTAGAGAGCGATCGCCGATTTGGCGTCCTGTTGTGGGATCCAGTGCAAAATCAACCTGCGACAGTAGGCTGTTGTGCCGAAGTGATTCAGTATCAGCGGCTACCAGACGACCGCATGAATATTCTAACGCTAGGACAGCAGCGCTTTCGCGTTTTAGAATACGTTCGAGAAAAGCCTTACAAAGTCGGTTTAGTCGAGTGGATTGAAGATAACCCGCCCCAAAAAGACCTCAAGCCGTTAGCAAAAGAGGTAGAACAACTACTTCATGATGTCGTGCGTCTCTCGGCGAAGCTAACAGAACAGAATATTGAACTTCCAAAAGATATTCCTGATTTACCGACAGAACTGTCTTATTGGGTCGCGAGTAATCTTTATGGCGTTGCCGCAGAGCAGCAGAACTTACTCGAAATGCAAGACACTGCGGCGCGCTTAGAACGTGAAGCAGAGATTTTAACCTCCACTCGCAATCATTTAGCAGCGCGTACCGTACTGAAAGATACTTTTAACTAA
- the pheA gene encoding prephenate dehydratase: MAMLIAHLGPTGTYAEQAALAYLNRLKYEEQITLCPYPSIAQTLKAVARGKADVAVVPVENSIEGSVTITLDTLWQLDQLQIQLALVLPITHALLSHAPSLEAINTVYSHPQALAQCQGWLEQFLPTVELIPANSTTEALQHLEQESSAGAISSLRAARIYNLPILARAINDYPDNCTRFWVVGQRSVSRQMSAVKYTHTSVAFSLPANTPGALVKPLQIFAERSINLSRIESRPTKRSLGEYLFFLDLEADANSPLVQSAIAELSTFTEILKLFGSYNVVEVKSDS, encoded by the coding sequence ATGGCAATGTTGATTGCACATTTAGGACCTACTGGCACTTATGCAGAACAAGCAGCTTTAGCTTATCTCAATCGGCTCAAGTACGAAGAACAAATTACGCTATGTCCTTATCCGAGTATTGCTCAAACTTTAAAAGCTGTGGCGCGAGGGAAAGCAGATGTTGCCGTTGTGCCTGTTGAGAATTCAATTGAAGGTAGTGTCACTATTACCCTAGATACGCTTTGGCAGCTAGATCAATTACAAATTCAACTTGCATTAGTTTTACCAATTACTCATGCTTTACTTTCACACGCGCCAAGTTTAGAAGCTATCAATACGGTATACTCGCACCCGCAAGCACTAGCACAGTGTCAAGGATGGCTAGAGCAGTTTTTGCCCACTGTTGAGCTAATTCCAGCAAATTCTACAACTGAAGCGCTGCAACATCTCGAACAAGAAAGCAGTGCTGGTGCGATATCTTCGTTGCGTGCAGCCCGAATTTACAATTTACCGATTCTGGCGCGTGCCATTAACGACTATCCCGATAACTGTACGCGGTTTTGGGTAGTAGGTCAGCGTTCTGTAAGTCGTCAAATGTCTGCTGTAAAATACACCCACACGTCTGTGGCGTTTAGTTTGCCTGCTAATACTCCTGGAGCCTTAGTTAAACCTCTGCAAATTTTTGCAGAGCGCAGTATTAATCTCAGTCGCATTGAGTCGCGCCCGACGAAGCGATCGCTTGGTGAATATCTTTTCTTCCTCGATTTAGAAGCCGATGCCAATTCACCGCTAGTACAATCTGCAATCGCCGAACTGTCTACCTTTACAGAAATTCTCAAACTCTTCGGTAGCTACAACGTGGTGGAGGTAAAAAGTGATTCTTAG
- a CDS encoding DUF3318 domain-containing protein — MTSYATTSAKAEMSELRRLRNLLPPELQSWVSVEGTTEVNPPLITTEEVGRDQVEVLIDLVKWDQLAIDQRNLLFWHEVARIQNDTIPKDGWEMAALAIGLGGAVGELWVQDGLLLLLALGLCGVSGYRLYVKNNGQKQLQEAIEADEKAIALATRFNYTLPNAYKSLGSALKTLIEQSPSKRQRAKYESRLQALKRSANKAKARTKASPGVVYGD; from the coding sequence ATGACATCCTACGCAACAACCTCTGCTAAAGCAGAAATGAGCGAACTGCGCCGCCTAAGAAACTTACTTCCACCCGAATTACAAAGCTGGGTAAGTGTAGAAGGAACAACCGAAGTCAATCCTCCACTCATTACGACAGAAGAGGTTGGCAGAGATCAAGTAGAAGTTCTCATCGATTTAGTTAAATGGGATCAACTAGCAATTGATCAGCGCAATCTGTTGTTTTGGCACGAAGTTGCCCGAATTCAGAACGATACCATTCCTAAAGATGGATGGGAAATGGCAGCCTTGGCGATCGGGTTAGGTGGTGCAGTAGGTGAACTGTGGGTGCAAGACGGATTGTTGCTACTACTAGCGCTTGGACTGTGTGGCGTATCTGGCTATAGGCTATACGTAAAAAATAACGGACAAAAGCAACTACAAGAAGCAATCGAAGCCGATGAAAAAGCGATCGCGCTTGCGACTCGTTTCAACTATACTCTCCCTAATGCCTACAAGAGCCTTGGCAGTGCGCTGAAAACCTTGATTGAACAATCACCTAGCAAGCGTCAACGGGCCAAATATGAATCAAGACTACAAGCCCTCAAGCGCAGTGCAAATAAAGCGAAAGCTCGAACCAAAGCCTCGCCAGGCGTAGTTTATGGCGATTGA
- a CDS encoding 7-carboxy-7-deazaguanine synthase QueE codes for MSVTTTETTTARLVEVFSAIQGEGLNVGTRQIFIRFALCDLRCHFCDSAHTWSVPRTYRVERSPGLRDFETYDNPVSLDLLLKWVQQLNVPGLHDSISLTGGEPLLHSAFLLQFLPQVQKRTGLPIYLETGGHHPQRLALVLPHLNSVGMDLKLPSVSGESYWQEHATFLQRCYKSGVEVFVKVIVSAETDSTELHQAAELVADVNPEIVLFLQPVTPLESVQRHSKINFSAPTPAQVLTWQAEMKRSLKHVRVVPQTHKLLNQL; via the coding sequence ATGTCTGTAACTACTACTGAAACTACGACTGCACGACTCGTTGAGGTTTTTTCTGCGATTCAAGGAGAAGGACTCAATGTCGGAACGCGGCAAATTTTTATTCGCTTTGCCTTGTGTGACTTACGCTGTCACTTTTGTGATAGTGCACATACTTGGAGTGTACCGCGTACATATCGCGTTGAGCGATCACCAGGGTTGCGCGATTTTGAAACCTACGATAACCCAGTTTCGCTCGATTTGCTTTTAAAGTGGGTGCAGCAACTTAATGTACCTGGTTTACACGACAGTATTAGCCTGACTGGTGGTGAACCTTTGCTGCATAGTGCCTTTTTATTACAATTTCTTCCTCAAGTACAAAAACGTACAGGATTACCAATTTACTTAGAAACCGGCGGACATCACCCGCAACGTTTAGCATTAGTGTTACCACATCTCAACTCGGTAGGAATGGATTTGAAGTTACCTAGCGTCAGTGGCGAAAGCTATTGGCAAGAACACGCAACGTTTTTGCAGCGTTGCTACAAGTCGGGCGTGGAAGTGTTTGTTAAAGTCATTGTTTCCGCTGAAACGGACAGCACAGAACTGCACCAAGCTGCGGAGTTAGTCGCCGATGTTAACCCCGAAATTGTCTTATTCCTCCAGCCCGTAACGCCATTGGAATCAGTGCAACGACATAGCAAAATAAATTTTTCTGCCCCAACACCCGCCCAAGTTTTGACTTGGCAAGCCGAAATGAAGCGATCACTCAAGCACGTACGCGTTGTTCCACAAACGCACAAACTGCTCAATCAGCTATAA
- the yqeK gene encoding bis(5'-nucleosyl)-tetraphosphatase (symmetrical) YqeK, translating into MLSDQTLESHTTSERDRILAWLADNVPQSRIQHILRVEQMAISLARHHRVDVEKAAKAALMHDLAKYFKPQKLLTMAHAAGLEIDPVSKANPHLLHADVGALIARDTFSVNDEDVCSAIANHTLGQPGMNALSCIVFLADSLEPGRGETPELEELRKASYRNLEQAVWLTCDYSLRLLIETHRLIHPRTVATRNWFLQKVKNSQQATDKTA; encoded by the coding sequence GTGCTTTCCGACCAAACTCTAGAGTCACATACTACTAGTGAACGCGATCGCATTCTCGCTTGGCTAGCAGACAACGTACCGCAATCGCGTATCCAACATATTCTCAGAGTAGAACAGATGGCGATCTCATTAGCACGCCATCATCGAGTTGATGTTGAAAAAGCCGCGAAAGCTGCGTTAATGCACGACTTAGCGAAATATTTTAAGCCGCAAAAACTCTTGACGATGGCACACGCAGCAGGGTTAGAGATCGATCCTGTCAGTAAGGCGAATCCTCACTTATTGCACGCGGATGTCGGAGCGCTAATTGCTAGAGATACTTTTAGTGTAAACGATGAAGATGTATGCTCAGCAATTGCTAACCATACTTTAGGTCAACCAGGCATGAATGCGCTTAGCTGCATCGTCTTTTTGGCAGACAGTCTAGAACCAGGGCGCGGCGAAACTCCAGAATTAGAAGAATTGCGCAAGGCAAGTTACCGCAATCTCGAACAAGCAGTTTGGCTAACGTGTGACTACTCATTACGGTTATTAATCGAAACGCATCGCCTAATTCATCCTCGGACAGTTGCGACACGTAACTGGTTTTTGCAAAAAGTAAAAAATTCGCAGCAAGCTACGGATAAAACTGCATGA
- the rsfS gene encoding ribosome silencing factor: MTEYSPVNSQSQSISTATSAVKSAQAETDISKDLALTAAQAASDRKAGDIVVLRVADVSYMADYFVIATGYSHVQVRAIAQAIADQVEQEWQRQPLRTEGKVDASWMLQDYGDVIVHVMMPKEREFYNLEAFWGHAEQIEFTTADGA; the protein is encoded by the coding sequence ATGACTGAATATTCGCCAGTAAATTCACAATCGCAGTCTATATCCACGGCAACAAGTGCAGTTAAATCAGCACAAGCAGAGACCGACATTAGTAAAGATTTAGCCCTCACTGCCGCTCAAGCAGCTTCAGATCGTAAAGCAGGCGACATTGTTGTGTTACGAGTTGCGGACGTATCCTACATGGCAGACTATTTTGTCATCGCAACAGGGTACTCGCACGTTCAAGTCCGCGCGATCGCACAAGCAATTGCAGATCAAGTTGAACAAGAGTGGCAACGGCAACCACTACGTACCGAAGGAAAAGTAGATGCGAGTTGGATGTTACAAGACTACGGCGATGTCATAGTTCATGTCATGATGCCAAAAGAGCGCGAGTTTTATAATTTAGAAGCGTTTTGGGGTCATGCAGAACAAATTGAATTTACTACCGCCGATGGGGCATAG